The segment ACCAGCAGGTAGAACAGGTCGGCCAGGCCGGGGAAGTCCGGCTGCCGGCCCACCGCCAGGACCAGGTTGTACCAGGTGTCACCGGTGGTGAAGCAGGCCAGCGCGGCGCTGATCAGGTACCACGGCGCCTTGCGTTCCGGCTGGTTCATGCGTACGCCCACCAGCACCATCGCGGCGCAGGAGTAACCCAGCGCCGCCCAGGTGTAGAGGTGGGCCTCCGGGAACGCGTAGTAGAGCCCGGTGAGCACCAGGATCCAGGCGCCGAAGCACGCGCGAGCGGCTCGCGTCGACAATGCGTACTCCGATCGTGAGGCGGCGGTGTTGCCGCCCCGCCGTATCGGAGCCGACGCGGCCGACCTGAGATCGCGCTGTGAGCCGCAACCGTCCGGCAACCGGCGTCAGCCGGCCAGAGCGTCCACCAGCCGCCGGGCCGAGCCGGCGAGGTTCCAGCGTTCGGCGAGGGCGAGCAGGGCGTCGCCGTCCTGCGGGGCCTTCGGCAGGGTGGCGTCGAAGTCGGGCAGCGGCACGTCGAGGGCGACCTTGCAGACCGGCAGGGCCTTCGCCAGGTACTCCCGGGCGGCGTCAAGCTTGGTCCGCACGCCCGGGGCGAAACCGGCGTCCTTGTCGTCGAGGGCGGCCAGGATCTGCTCGACCCCGCCGTACCGCTCGATCAGGCGGGCCGCGGTCTTCTCACCCACGCCGGCGACCCCGGGCAGGCCGTCGCTGGGGTCGCCGCGCATCGCCGCGAAGTCCGCGTACCAGCGGGCCGGCACCCCGTACTTCGCCTGGACCAGGGCCTCGTCGGCGTCCTCGAGTTTCGCCACGCCCCGGCCGCAGTACAGCAGGCGGGTGCCGCGGGCGTCGTCGACCAGCTGGAACAGGTCGCGGTCACCGGAGACCACCTCGACCGGGGCCGGCTGGGTGGCGGCGAGCGTGCCCAGCACGTCGTCGGCCTCGTAGCCGTCCACCCCGAACGCCGGGATGCCGATCGCGGCGAGCACCTCGAGCAGCACCGGGATCTGTGGCTTGAGGGCGGCCGGGACCTCTTCGACGTCGCCGTGCGCCACCCGGTGCTTCTTGTACGACGGGACCAGCTCGACCCGCCACGCCGGCCGCCAGCTGTTGTCCATCGCGCAGATCAGGCGGTCGGGCTGCCGGGTCCGGATCAGCTGGGCGAGCATGTCCATGAAGCCGCGGATCGCGTTGACCGGCTCACCGGCCGAGGTTTGGGCGGCCTTCTCCGGGATGCCGTGGAACGCGCGGAAGTACAGGCTCGGGGCGTCGACGGCCAGCAGGGGTCGGGTCACGGCCACCACCCTAACGGCCGCGTGCTCAAATGCACCGGTGACGGACGAGGAGATCATCGAGCGCCTCCAGGCAGCCCGCCCGTTCCCGTTGACGCCGAGCCGGATCGGCGGCCACGACGTGCTGACGGAAACGGTGCCGCTGCCGGCCGGCCCGGTAACCATCATCTTCCGGGTGCGCAGCGGCCGAGTCACCGTGGTACGAGCGACAAATGGTTCATATCGCGAGGACATGGCCGCCGCGCTGCTGGCGATTCCGGATGAGCCGGCAGACATCGTCAGGACGGCCCCGCTGCATGTGCCCGGCTCGGTTCTGGACCGGGCCGTCGTGCTGAGCGCCGGTGACACGCCGTACCTCGCCGACCGGACGGTCAGCGTCTATGCGGCGCACCGGAGCGAGGTCCTCGAGGGCGAGACACAGGACGCGTTCCTGTTCACCACCACCGGCAAGGGCATTTCGTTGCCGGTGCACGACTGGAACCGCGAACCGCTGCCACGCGCTGACGCCCGGCTGCTCGACGACTGGCCGGGTGGCCCGATCCGCCGCTCGAAGCGCCGCTTCCCGTGGCCGGCCGAACGGCTGCTGACCCAGATCGCGCCGGAGGGCCCGAGCGGCGTCCGGGTCGAGATCCGCGACATGCGCGGCTACGAGCTGGTCGTGCAGCGCCGGTGGGACCGGGTCGTCGGCACCCTGACCGCGCCGGACAGTGAGTTCACCCGCGAGGTGGACGTGCCCCGGCGCCTGGCCTGGCGCGCGTTCGCCCCGGTCTTCCGCGGGGAGGACGTGACCGAGTTGGCGACGGTGATCGGTGGAGCGGCCGAGACCAACATGCTGGAGATGCGCTACCAGACCGAGGACCGCGGCTGGGCCGAACTGCCCGCTCTGCACAGCGTCGAGGAGTGCGAGGCGCGGCTGGACCGGCACATCGCGCGGACACCCGGGAACTGGGCGGTCTTCACCTCCCGCTCGGACGCGGTGATCCAGGTCTCCTGCGAGGCCGGTGGCCGGCTGTGGCTGGAGACTCCGGACGCGGCGGCCGGGCGGTCCCGGGGCCGGTTCGTGACCGGCGACGAGGCCGCCCGGATGCTGCGGATCCTGGCGAGCGAGGACCGCAGCGCCGTCGAGGAGCTGGGTGAGCTGGAGACCGTCAGCTGGGAGTGACACTCACTCGTTGTGCAGGACCTGGGCGATGGTCAGCCGGGAGGCCCGGCGGGCCGGCAGCAGCGCGCCGATCACCGCGATCAGCACCCCGCTGAGCGCCATCACGGCCAGCGATGCCGGGTCCCAGACCTGGAACACGTAGTCCGGCAGACGAACCTTCGCGGCGTCCGCGGCGAGCGGCACGACCAGGCGGTGCGCGGCCATCCCGAGCGGCAGCCCGATCAGCCCGCCGGCCACCCCGAGCGCCGCCATCGACGTCACTGTCATGATCACCACCTGCCGCGGGGTCATCCCGATCGACTTGAGCATGCCCAGGTCGCGGCGGCGTTCCTGGACGTTGAGCGCGACCGTGTTGAGCACGCCGAGCGCCGCGACCGTGGCCAGCAGCAGGGCGAGCACCGTGGAGAAGCCGGTCACCACGATGGTGAGCTCGTTGCCGCCGGTGTTGTTCCAGGCGAACAGGCCGGGGTCGGCGGCCCGCACCGCCGCCGCGTAGGCGTCGATGTCGGTGCCGTCGGTGACCTGCACCTGGTAGAAGAAGTCCTGCGGTTCGGCGTCGGCGAAGGTGCGCCACGGGGCGAACATGCCTTCCGGGCCGGGGAAGCCGCGGACCGTCTCGCCGACGATGGTGTACGAGCTGCGCACCCCGTCGATCTCGACGGTGAGCCGGTCGCCGATCGCCAGGCCGCGTTCGTTGAGCAGCTGGCTCGGCGCGACCACCTCGTCGTCGGCGGCGATCCAGCGGCCCTCCAGCACCTGCGCCCGGTAGCCCATCTCGGCGACCTCGCCGCGGGCGAAGTTGAACTGCATCGGTTCGCTGTCGCCGAGCACGGACACCTGCCGGCCGACGGCCACCGCGACCCGTTCGGCGCCCGGCAGGCCGCGCAGCAGCTGCTCGACCTCGGCGTCCGGGCGGGTGCTGGGCGTGCTGTTGGGGCCGGCGTCCGCGCGTACCCCGAGGTCGCCGCCGGAGTAGTCGTCCACCTCGCCGACCCGGATGAGCGAGCCGGACAGGCCGGTCGCGAAGGTCACCGAGACCACGCCGAGCAGCAGTGACGCCATGGTCAGCGCGGTGCGGCCGGGCCGGGCGAAGGGCAGGCCCAGACCCAGGCTGACCGAGCGCGGGAGGCGCGTACCGGAAAGACTGCGCTGGATCCGCAGCGCACGCCCGCGTCGCGGCGCGGTCCCGGCGCTGATCGCTTCGGCCGCGGAGAGGCGGCGGGCACGCAGAGCAGGCAGCAGCGCGGCCAGGAAAACCAGTCCCGGTACGCCGAGCAGCGCCACGATCCACACCCAGAGGCGGGCGCCGGTGCCCACCCCGAAGCCGAGCCCCGCGAACGTGTTCGACAGCAACGCCCGCGCCCCGAACGCGCCGAGCACCGTGCCCGGGATCGCGCCGATCACCGCCGGCACCGACACCATCGTCAGATAGACGGCGACCACCTGCCGCGGGGTGAATCCGAGCGACTTGAGCACCCCGATGTGCCGGAACCCGGAGATCACCGCGCCGCTCACCACGTTGCCCACGATGATCAGGGCGACCAGCAGGCCGAGCACCCCGAAGGTGGCCAGGAACGGCAGGTAGACGCCCGGCTCGGCGGCCGCGTCCTCCTTGATCACCAGGTACGGCTGGGCCGCGAGCAGCGCGCCGTCGGGGAGCCCCGTGGTCACCCCGGCCATGCGCTGGTCGACGGCGGCGCGGGTCGACACGTCACCGGTGAAGCGGTACAGCATCTGGGTTCCGCTCGGCTTCAGCGCGGCGATCTGCTCCGGCGTCACCCAGGCGTCCGCCGAGCCGCTCAGGCTGAACGCCCAGCCGACCACGGTGAACGTCTTCCCGCCGGCCGTCACGGTCGTGCGCTCGTCGAGCATGTTCAGCGCCCACTCGTCGAACTGGGGCACCTCGTCGAGCACGATCTCGCCGGGCGCGGACGGCCACCGGCCCCGCCACACGTCGACCTGGTCGACCTCGCCGCCCGGATCGGCGCGCCCGACCACGGTCAGCGGACCGTCGACGCCCGGCGCCCGGTCCTCCTCCGGTTCCAGCACCACCTGGCCGAACGGTCCCGTCATCGCCGATACGCCGGTGCGGGCCGCGGCGAGCTCGGCGCCGGTCACCTTCGCCGGGTCGTAGGCGGCGATCGCGTGCGCGCCCTTCTGCTGCTCGAAGGCCCGGTCGAACGGCGCCGACGCGGCGTCCAGCAGGGCGAGCGACACGGTCACCGTGGCGGTGCACATCAGCACCACCAGGAAGATCACGAACGTCTGCAGCTTGCGCCTGCGGACCGCGGCCCGCGCAGCCGTCCAGACGGCGTTCACACCCGGTCCAGGGCGGACTCGCGGTCGATCCGGCCGTCGGCCAGCTCGATCAGCCGGCTGGCGCAGCGGTGCGCCAGCCGCTCGTCGTGGGTGACGATCAGCAGGGTCTGCCCGATCTGGTTGAGGTCGAGCAGCAGGTCCATCACCTGCTCGCCGGCCTTGCTGTCGAGCGCGCCGGTCGGCTCGTCGGCGAGCAGCAGGGCCGGCCGGTTCATCAGCGCCCGGGCCACCGCGACCCGCTGCCGTTCGCCGCCGGACAGGGTCGCCGGGTAGGCGTCCTTGCGGCCGGCGATGCCCAGCTCGCCGAGCAGTTCCAGGGCGCGCTTGCGGGCCGTTCCGGGGCGGGTGCCGGTGAGCTGCGCGGCCAGGGCCACGTTGTCCAGCGCGGAGAGGTCGTCGAGGAGGTTGAAGAACTGGAAGATCATGCCGAGGTGGTGCCGGCGGAACAGCGCCAGACCCTTCTCGTTCATCGCGTCCAGGCGCTCGCCGTGCACGGTGATCTCGCCGGCGGTCGGCCGGTCCAGGCCGGCGATCATGTTGAGCAGCGTGGACTTGCCGCAGCCGGAGGGTCCCATCACGGCCACCGCCTCGCCGGCGTGGATCTCCAGCGAGACGCCGTCCAGCGCCACCGTGTCCCCGTACTCCTTGCGTACGCCGTCGAGGCGTACCACTCGGCTGTCTGTGGTCATGGCAGGGACGCTACGGAGCGCGTACCCCGCAGGTCATCCTTCGGCGGATGCAATCCGGCGCCGCCCTCATCCCGGGGATGTAGCCGCGTCCGCGCCCGGGATGATGTGCCGCTCGCGCGCTTCTGACAGGGTTGGCGTCGTGGGGACGGTGTGGCTTCTGATCGCGCTCGCGGTGGCGGTCCTCGCCGCCGCGGGATTCGCCGCGGCCTTTCTGCGCGCCCGCCGCCGGCATCAGCGTGACCTGGGCGAACGCGGCTGGCTGCTGGAACGTGAGCGCGCGATCGCGGTCCGGGCGGCGGTGGACGAGGAACGCGCCCGGATCGCCCGCGAGCTGCACGACATCGTCAGCCACAACGTCAGCGTCATGATCGTGCAGGCGGGCGCGGCCCGCGAGGTCTTCAGCACGATGCCGGACGAGGCGGTGGCCGCGCTCAGCGAGGTCGAGCGCGCCGGGCGGACCACCATGACCGAGCTGCGGCATCTGCTGGGCCTGCTGGCGCCGGCCGCCGACGGAGAAGAAGACAGCGAGGGTACGGATCTCGCGCCGCAACCCACGCTGAGCAGCCTGAGCCGTCTCGTCGACCGGATCGCGTTCGCCGGACTGCCGGTCGAGGTGCGGGTCTCCGGCGAGCCGCGGCCGCTGCCGTCCGGCGTCGACGTCACGGCGTACCGGATCGTGCAGGAGGCGCTCACCAACGCGCTCAAGCACGGCGCCGGCGGCAAGGCCGAGGTCACCATCCGGTACGCGGAACGCGCCCTGCGGGTGGAGGTGCTGACCACCGGCCCGAGTGTGCTGACCGGCGACTCACCCGTACCGTCCTCGCCCGGCGCCGGGGCCGGCCGTGGCCTGCTCGGGCTGCGGCAGCGGGTCGCCGTCTACGGCGGTGATCTGGACGCCCGCCGGCGCCTCGGCGGCGGTTACCGGGTGCGCGCCCGCCTCCCGCTGGAGGATCCGGCATGACGTCGCCCCCGAGAGTTCTCATCGTCGACGACCAGGAGCTGATCCGGACCGGCTTCCGGCTGATCCTGACCGCCCGCGGCATCGATGTCGCCGGTGAGGCCGCGGACGGCGCCGCCGCGGTCGAGGCCGAGCGGCGACTGCGCCCGGATGTGGTGCTGATGGACATCCGGATGCCCGGCATGGACGGCCTGGAGGCCACCCGCCGCATCCTGGCCCGCAACCCGGACTGCCGGGTGCTCATGCTCACCACCTTCGACCTGGACCGCTACGTCTACGCCGCCCTGGCCATCGGCGCCAGCGGCTTCCTGCTCAAGGACGTCACCGCCGACCACCTGGCCAACGCGGTCCGCCTGGTCGGCACCGGCGACGCCCTGCTCGCCCCGTCGATCACCCGGCGGCTGGTGCAGCGGTTCGCGGTCCCCGGCGACGAGGCCCCGGCCGTGCACCGCGACCTGACCGCGCTGACGCCGCGCGAGCTGGAGGTGCTGACCCTGCTCGGGCGGGGACTGTCCAACACGGAGCTGGCCGATACCCTGACGCTCAGCGAGGCGACGGTGAAGACGCACGTCGCCCGGATCTTCGCGAAACTGGATCTGCGCGATCGGGCGCAGGCCGTCGTGCTGGCCTACGAGACGGGGCTCGTCACCCCGGGAGATGGTTGATGGAGCCGCTTTCCACCACCGCCCTGACCGCGATCGCGAAGGCCGTCGGCGCCGAGGCCGGCAAGCTGGTCGCCCGAGGGGTCAAAGCGCGGGTGCTGGACGAGCGGGCGCTGGAGAAGGCGCTGGGCCGCGCCTACGAGCAGGTGCAGACCGCGCACGGTGTCCGGCTGCGAGCTACGACCTGAACGCCGGGTTCCTGGAGCACGAGGGCGCCGCCGAGCTGGCGAAGGTGCTGGTCCCGGGCGCCGAGCCGTTAGTCGCCCAGGGTGACCAGACCTTCCTGCGGGAGCAGGCCTGCGGTGCGCTGCGAAACGCCGAGTACTCGCCGACGCTGGTAACCGGCCTGATCAACTTGATCCTGACGGACGACAGGTGGGCCAACGCCTCAAAATTCGCGGCCGACAGCCTGGTGCAGGTGATCCGGCAGCACCCGGCGGCCGCGGAGGAGGTGGCGGACCGGCTCGCCGAACTGTTCGACGGGCTCCCGTCCGACGCCCTGCCAGGCTTGCGCTGGGACCTTTATCGCGCGCTCGGCCAGATCGCCGCCATTGCGGAGGCCCGCACCTGAAACCGGAACGTGCCGACCCGCGGCACCGCCCGGCATCGGGGCTGAACGTTCGTTAAGCTCTGCGCATGACCGTGGACCGACTGCTTCCCACCCCTGAAGCACAAGACCTGCTCGACCTCACCCGGGAGCTCGCCACCCGCGAGCTCGCTCCCAAGGTCGACGACTTCGAGGCGCGCGGCGAGTTCCCCCGCGACATTCTCCGCACCCTGGGACGTTCCGGGCTGCTTGGACTGCCCTATTCCGAGGCCGATGGCGGCGCAGGTCAGCCGTACGAGGTATATCTCCAGGTCTTGGAACTGCTCGCCGGGACCTGGCTGGGGATCGCCGAAGCGGTCAGCGTGCACACGCTGAGCTGCTTCCCGGTGGCCGGGTTCGGCACCGAGCGGCAGCGCAAGATGCTGCCCGACATGCTCGGTGGCGAGCTGCTCGGCGCCTACTGCCTCTCCGAGCCGCAGGGCGGATCGGACGCTGCCAACCTGGCGACCCGCGCGGTTGCCGACGGTGACGACTGGGTGGTCAACGGGACCAAGGCGTGGATCACGCACGGGGGCACGGCTGATTTCTACAACCTGTTCGTGCGTACCGGTCAGCCCGGCGCCCGCGGCATCTCCTGCCTGCTGGCCGACGCCGGCACGCCGGGCCTGCTGCCGCAGCAGCGGGAGCGGCTGATGGGCCTGCGCGCGGCGGCGCCGGCGCAGATCGTGCTGGAGGACGCGCGGGTGCCGCGGGACCGGCTGGTCGGTGCGGAAGGCGAAGGCTTCGCCATCGCCATGCAGGCCCTCGACGCGGGCCGTCTCGGCATTGCAGCCTGCGCGGTCGGCCTGGCACAGGGCGCGGTGGATTACGCGACGGCGTACGCGAAGGAGCGCGAACAGTTCGGCCGGCCCATCGGTCGTTTCCAGGGCGTCGGCTTCATGCTCGCCGACATGGCAACCCAGGTGTCGGCGGCCCGCGCGCTGCTGCTGGCCGCGGCCCGCCTCAAGGACGCCGGCCGGCCGTTCTCCATCGAGGCCGCGAAGGCCAAGCTGTTCGCCACCGACGCCGCCATGCGGGTCACCACCGACGCGGTGCAGGTGCTAGGCGGCTACGGCTACTCGGCCGACCACCCGGTGGAACGCTGGTTCCGCGAGGCCAAGGTCCTACAGATCGTCGAAGGCACCAACCAGATCCAGCGCTTGGTCATCTCCCGCGCAATGATCGCGTAATCCACCGCCCACCCGCCGCGGCGGGCCTCTTCCCCGCCGCGGCCGTGTTCGCTCCATCCCCGCCTGCTCCATCCGCGCCTGCTCCATCCGCGCCTGCTCCATCCGCGCCCTCCATCCCCGCCCCCTCCATCCCGCTCACTCCGTCTTCGTTGCTTCCTGCTTTCGTCTCCTCGCCTGCGCCTGCGCCTGCGCCTGCGCCTGCGCCTGCCGCCTGCCCGCCTGCCCCTGCGCGCCTGTCCGCTTCCTCGCCTTCATGGCCCAGGTCGCCGGTCTTGGCCCGGCGAGCCGCGCTTGCTTGACCGACCAGTAATGTGACGGCCGTGGAAGAGATCGACCGGGCGATCGTGTCGGCCCTGACCGCGGACGGCCGGTTGTCATACACCGACCTGGCCGAGCGGGTAGGGCTGAGCGTCTCCGCCGTGCACCAGCGGGTCCGCCGCCTCGAACAGCGCGGCGTGATCACCGGCTACGCCGCGCGGGTGTCCTTCGAGGCGCTCGACCTACCCCTGACGGCGTTCGTGGCGATCCGCCCCTTCGACCCGTCCCAGCCGGACGACGCCCCCGAGCGGCTCGCCCACCTGACCGAGATCGACTCCTGCTACTCAGTGGCCGGCGAGGACTTCTACCTACTCCTGGTACGGGTGAAAAGCCCCGCGGACCTGGAACGCCTACTCCAGGACATCCGCACCGCCGCCAACGTAACCACGCGCACGACGGTCGTCCTGTCCACCCCGTACGAGAACCGCCCACCCCGCATCGCCGACTGACCGTCCGCCGCGCCCCAGACCAACCGCTCTCCCCTGGCTGGCGCTTTTCCGGTCGGCCCTCTCCGGCCAACCGCTCTCGCTGGCTGGCACTTTCCGGGTCGGTCCTTTCCCGGTTGGCCCTTTTCCGGGCGCCCTCTTCTCGTGCTCGGACACCCACTTTCTCGGCGGCCTGCTCTCAGCTGGGCCAGGCTGTCCACCGTTCCACCCGAATCCGCAGGAACGGACCGGGCGGCGCCATCTCCGCGTACTGCGGATAGCGCTCCAACAACGCCGACTCGGGCTCTTCGACGACGGTGGCCAGGCCATCCGCCCGAACCCACCACAGCGCCGACCAATCCTCGTCGTAGTGATCGGCCAGCACACTGACCCGCGGCTCATGCGCGATGTTGGCCAGCCGCTGCAACTGCCGGTGCCGCTTCGGCTTCCCATCCACCGCCGTGCTGATCACGTCCCCCAACAGGGCGAACACAATCGGCACAAGGTGCGGCGAGCCATCCGGCCGCACAGTCGCCAGCCGCGCCACCCGAGCCGCGGCAAACCGCTCAGCCGGCGTCATCACCCACCGAACCCGGCAGTCGCCCGCTGCTCCCACCGCGCACCCTCCCGCAGCCCCACAGCGTCCTCAGCAGCAGCAATGCCAACGCCGAACTCCACCCCGCAAGCCTACGATCCCGCCGTCGGTAAACACCGTCCCCCACAACCCCCGGCACCCCGAGACCACCCGCGAGCCTTCGAACGCGCCGTCCCCACAAAGCCCGGCACCCTTGAGCTGCACCGCCTGCCATGCTGACCCCGATGAACGCCGACGACGTCGATGCCGCAAAGACCGCGATGCTGGCCGCCCTCACCCCAGCCGTCCGGGCTCTGCCTGCTGAGGCCGATTGGGCCGTCCCGGCCGGCCCGTTGGAATGGAGCTGCCGTGAGACGGCGGCGCACATAGCGCACGACCTGATGGCCTACGCGACCCAGCTGACCGCTCGAGCGGCCGACACCTACTTACCGCTGGACCTGACCATCCGCCCCGAAGCCACACCGGCCCAGATCCTCCAGATCGCCGCGACCAGCGCCGACCTGCTCAGCATTGCGCTGCGTTCCGCCACCCCGGACGCGCGGGCGTGGCACTGGGGCCCGACCGACCCATCCGGCTTCGCCGCGCTCGGCGTCAACGAAATCCTGATCCACACCTCCGACATCTGCGCCGGGCTGGCGATCGACTGGTTCCCACCACCCCCACTCTGCGCCGCGGTACTGTCCCGCCTCTTCCCATACGCCCCACCCGGCGATCCTGCCGACGTGCTGTTGTGGTGCACCGGCCGAATCGCCTTACCCGACCACCCTCGCCGCACCTCCTGGACGCTCCGCGCCGCCGGCGACTAGATCAACAGCCGTCCTGTCGCAGCTGGCCTTCAGCGTCGCTTCAGCTGGCGGGAAGCTGGCGGGAAGCGACGCTGATTGTCAGCCGGGCCGTCCAGCTGACCTACAGTGCTGCTTTTGGCGGCATGAAGCGACGTTGAGTGTCAGCCGGAGTGCCTCGCTGACCTCCAGCACTGCTCAGCCCGGAAACTGATGTCGCGATGGTCGGCCGAGCCGGGCCCGGCCACCTGCTTAAGCCCGGCGGTCGCCGGGCGGCCTTGAGTGGCACATGGCCGCGCGGTAGCCCAGGGACGGCCACGGTTTCCTGGGACTGCGTTCACCCGTACCGATGAAGGAGCGTGACCGGCGAGCCTTCCCGAACCCACGCCGTCAGAGACCGTAGGTCTTGCCGATGATGTCGCGCTGGATCTCGCTGGTGCCGCCGTAGATGGTGGAGACCAGGGTGGCGCGCACATGCCGCTCCATGTCGTACTCGGTGGCGTAGCCGTAGCCGCCCATCATCTGCATGCCGGCGAGGGCCGTCTCGCGTGCCACCTCGGTCACCTTCAGCTTGACCATCGAGCTTTCCCGTGGGAGCACCTTCGCCGGGTCGCGGTCGACCAGCTCGGCGGTGCGGTGCACCAGCAGGCTGCAGCACTCGATCTCGGTGGCCAGGTCGGCGATGCGGTGCCGCAGCACCTGGAAGCTGCCGATCGGGCGGCCGAACTGTTTGCGCTGCTTGATGTAGCCGAGGGTGTCGTCGAAGGCGCGCTGGGCGGTGCCGAGCATGAGGCCGGCGAGGATGAGCCGCTCCACGTTGAGGCCGGCCATCAGCTGCCACCAGCCGCCGCCGACCACTCCGACGACGGTGTCGGCGGGCAGGACGCAGTCGGTGAAGTAGAGATCGTTCACCTCTTTGCCGCCCATCGTCGGGATGCCGGAGATGCGCAGGCCTGGCGTGTCAGTGGGGACCAGGAACATGGTGAGACCGTCGTGCTCGCCGGGGATGCCGCCGGTGCGGGCGACCAGCAGGATCGCATCGGCGAAGTGGGCGTTGGAGCACCACGTCTTCTGGCCATTGACCAGGTATCCACCGTCGGGGCCGGGCTCGGCGCGGCAGGCCAGAGCGGCGACGTCGGAGCCGGCTTCTGGCTCGGACATGGCGATCGAATACGTCCGGCCGGAGGTGAGCCCGCCGAGGACTGTCTTCTTCTGAGCCTCGGAGCCGGAGCGTTGCACGGCGGCGGCGACGATGGCCGAGGTGGTGAAGCCGCCGATGGGCAGCATTCCGTACCCGACGCGCTCCTGGAACAGACAGGTGTCGACCATGCCGCCGCCGGACCCACCGTACTGCTCGGGGATGGACGCGCCGAGATAGCCGAGATCGGCCAGCTTCTGATACGTCCCCTGGTGGTGGGCATGCTCGCCGTTGCCGCTGAGCGCGTCGCGCTGCGCCCGGGTCCCGGCCTCGCGGCGGCAGAACTCGTCGACGGCGGCCGCGAAGGCTCGCTGCTCATCGGTGAGGTCGAGGTTCATGTCGATCCCTTCAAGGTGCTGGCAAGCCGTATGCTGTGGATCCGCGCTGGTGAGGGCGGGTATTGACAGCGACCGTAGCATATCAAATATCAAATCTGGGAGGCCCTGATGAGCCGGCTGCGTTCCCTCTCCCCAGCCACCGACGAGGTGCTGGGGGAGTATGAAGTTTCGGGTGCCGATGCGGTCGGGGAGGCCGTCGAGCGGGCCCGCGTTGCTGCGTCGTGGTGGGCCGATCTGGGCTACCGGGCACGTCGGGATCGCCTGCTGAAGTGGAAGCGGGAGATTGCCGCGGACGTCGACGAGCT is part of the Actinoplanes sp. NBC_00393 genome and harbors:
- a CDS encoding acyl-CoA dehydrogenase family protein, with the protein product MNLDLTDEQRAFAAAVDEFCRREAGTRAQRDALSGNGEHAHHQGTYQKLADLGYLGASIPEQYGGSGGGMVDTCLFQERVGYGMLPIGGFTTSAIVAAAVQRSGSEAQKKTVLGGLTSGRTYSIAMSEPEAGSDVAALACRAEPGPDGGYLVNGQKTWCSNAHFADAILLVARTGGIPGEHDGLTMFLVPTDTPGLRISGIPTMGGKEVNDLYFTDCVLPADTVVGVVGGGWWQLMAGLNVERLILAGLMLGTAQRAFDDTLGYIKQRKQFGRPIGSFQVLRHRIADLATEIECCSLLVHRTAELVDRDPAKVLPRESSMVKLKVTEVARETALAGMQMMGGYGYATEYDMERHVRATLVSTIYGGTSEIQRDIIGKTYGL